In Montipora foliosa isolate CH-2021 chromosome 13, ASM3666993v2, whole genome shotgun sequence, one DNA window encodes the following:
- the LOC137983533 gene encoding mucin-4-like isoform X3, which produces MKMSRRKKSSSNGNKSNDDVAGEWSEEEKARLKDALKRDDGEDNWRWIARQVKTKTVTQVKEYASKLNTGKQSVHSRATASQQQSKSGKRPIAPKDDGPLEGWINATKRLRGENDLDGTCIPQKQNERSRSQELREPLDKNAKSANECDDDDIEENPEDEVLCNKDLNEQEGILSPERTSRNTDSKMDSVMKELLANQKQMMEKISLLQSRLDENLQSNEGFSQTLVMDMLNNINSKLTELHKSAPHGQCSGTVIIQTTPHAKVVHQPILDSSRSCSGAKKGESCSAVVSVDNSKSITNQERNDPVSSNLSGTESVASLSTGSGSSECRSTILHPDLQEPLPQSEAFALSTPSPCIYSHLSNVPSPVERSMVNTDAQPTQPEPSVPATSEIQTSSTPNRSFGLVFDQSPSITSTVNSASIPVEISAALRQQKQPVSEHGNTSSLPSQAKVTLPHRETAVSSVMVTATPLTTSLPSSYIDLHSTLTLNPPVMSTSVKSSTAAINCIPLANSTESSHLYQSTTPIMVNSTACTSAPLHKSPQDHSSRGLLHTSTTAISAQSSIPTGFITLQHPSLTLTPNKVPVPLPLHPHPQAARMTSQSPSEHGKRVSPGVGTVIMKSGNVASTKQTTALPKEILNADCHKTQIPSRGDMQQLVSVGRNPCVTVTRFELEDLLEKSKGRAKFFALRMAERLFGMDVLIKSTPYGIGNKDALHPGILNAIKEEVVKRFGAGMSAEGQTLLWKGCVTSIAQRCKRARNPRKNRSLKGSLYGDDDLGPPSMAVEGGLLLEKQEDSQSDSEGEEEDYNMESMEQGTAKKKLPLVQIPSDDEKEESQNGSQDEVECSRSSKGPCPVLTQAKNTSGNLESSGKSSVQEGESEENKRGIPPGIDPDITVVHLPPSLRMPVEGQGKQPEKVDSSGRRHSDINTNSKIAYEVTTIKASETVSASEAQQNSCESKKKDASVVDILHGDVVQIAHSIPRLGVSPGSITVSGIKMTPDYLHVLVGGNPNVALPRQKYLDALTKSSQPTHFAVRLAELAFGDDVLVASTVTGGKRGTMQLDPSVINAIQVEVTGRFLNDLSPEQQNVVWRKCVTSIATRCKTLRYNRTKSP; this is translated from the exons ATGAAAATGTCACGTCGAAAAAAG AGTTCATCAAATGGAAATAAATCAAATGACGATGTTGCTGGCGAATGGAGTGAAGAGGAAAAAGCAAGACTTAAAGATGCTTTAAAAAG AGATGATGGGGAAGATAACTGGCGTTGGATTGCTAGACAAGTTAAAACAAAGACAGTTACACAG GTGAAAGAGTATGCATCAAAATTGAATACAGGAAAGCAATCTGTTCATTCAAGAGCAACAGCCAGTCAACAACAATCCAAGTCAG GTAAAAGGCCAATTGCACCCAAAGATGATGGTCCACTTGAG GGTTGGATTAATGCCACAAAAAGACTGAGGGGTGAGAACGATTTAGATGGCACTTGCATACCACAG AAACAGAATGAAAGATCAAGATCACAAGAACTCAGGGAGCCTTTAGACAAGAATGCAAAATCGGCAAATGagtgtgatgatgatgatattgaaGAAAACCCAGAAGATGAAGTTTTGTGCAACAAGGATTTGAATGAGCAAGAAGGCATTTTGTCTCCAGAAAGGACCTCTCGCAATACAGACTCTAAAATGGATTCTGTTATG AAAGAacttttggccaatcaaaaacagaTGATGGAGAAAATCTCTCTTTTGCAGTCAAGACTTGATGAGAATCTGCAATCAAATGAAGGTTTCTCACAGACCTTAGTCATGGATATGCTAAACAATATAAACAGCAAGCTTACTGAGCTTCACAAAAGTGCACCACATGGCCAATGCAGTGGAACTGTAATAATTCAAACAACTCCTCATGCAAAAGTTGTACACCAGCCTATTCTGGATTCAAGCAGATCTTGTAGTGGTGCTAAAAAAGGTGAAAGTTGCAGTGCCGTAGTCTCTGTGGATAATAGCAAAAGCATCACAAATCAAGAAAGAAATGATCCAGTTTCTTCAAACTTATCTGGCACAGAATCTGTGGCATCTTTATCTACAGGAAGTGGTTCCAGTGAGTGTCGTTCGACTATTTTACATCCAGATTTGCAGGAGCCCCTTCCTCAATCAGAGGCATTTGCCCTTAGCACACCTTCACCTTGTATCTACTCTCATTTATCCAATGTGCCATCTCCGGTTGAGAGATCAATGGTTAATACAGATGCACAACCTACTCAACCTGAGCCTTCTGTTCCTGCCACTAGTGAAATTCAAACAAGTTCCACACCAAACAGATCTTTTGGTTTAGTTTTTGATCAGTCTCCTTCTATCACGTCAACTGTTAATTCCGCGTCCATTCCAGTGGAGATTTCAGCTGCCTTGAGACAGCAAAAGCAACCAGTGTCCGAACACGGTAACACTTCTTCTTTACCCTCACAGGCAAAAGTAACCCTACCCCACAGAGAAACTGCCGTAAGTTCAGTGATGGTTACAGCAACTCCTCTGACAACATCTCTGCCATCTTCTTACATTGATCTTCACAGCACATTAACATTGAATCCTCCAGTTATGAGTACTTCTGTCAAAAGTTCCACAGCAGCAATAAATTGTATTCCACTTGCTAATTCAACAGAGTCTAGCCATTTATATCAGAGCACTACTCCTATTATGGTTAACAGCACAGCATGCACCAGTGCTCCTTTGCACAAATCACCTCAAGATCACTCTTCAAGGGGTTTGCTCCACACTTCAACAACAGCAATATCAGCCCAATCAAGTATCCCAACTGGTTTTATTACTCTACAGCATCCAAGCTTAACTCTGACTCCCAACAAGGTCCCTGTCCCTTTGCCTCTGCATCCACATCCACAAGCAGCGAGGATGACTTCGCAAAGCCCCAGTGAGCATGGAAAAAGGGTATCTCCAGGGGTTGGCACTGTCATCATGAAATCTG GAAATGTTGCAAGTACTAAACAGACTACTGCCTTGCCAAAAGAAATACTGAATGCAG ATTGTCACAAAACTCAGATTCCATCCAGAGGCGACATGCAACAGCTTG TGTCAGTTGGTCGCAATCCATGTGTAACCGTAACACGGTTTGAGCTAGaagatttgttagaaaaatccAAGGGTCGGGCAAAGTTTTTTGCATTGCGGATGGCAGAGAGGCTCTTTGGCATGGATGTTTTGATCAAATCTACTCCTTATGGCATTGGGAACAAAGATGCCCTGCATCCAGGAATATTGAATGCCATCAAAG AGGAAGTCGTGAAGAGATTTGGAGCTGGCATGTCTGCTGAAGGACAAACACTTCTTTGGAAAGGTTGTGTGACCAGCATAGCCCAGCGGTGCAAGAGGGCACGCAATCCGCGCAAGAATAGATCATTAAAAGGTTCCTTGTACGGTGATGATGATTTAGGACCTCCCTCCATGGCCGTCGAAGGAGGATTGCTGCTGGAAAAACAGGAGGACTCGCAGTCAGATTCAGAAGGTGAGGAAGAAGATTACAACATGGAGAGTATGGAGCAGGGGACAGCAAAGAAGAAATTGCCTTTGGTTCAAATACCCTCTGATGATGAAAAAGAGGAATCACAGAATGGTAGTCAAGATGAAGTTGAGTGCTCCAGGAGCAGCAAAGGTCCGTGTCCAGTGCTGACACAGGCAAAGAATACAAGTGGAAATCTAGAGTCATCAGGCAAGTCCAGTGTTCAAGAAGGTGAATCGGAGGAAAATAAGCGAGGTATTCCACCTGGTATTGATCCAGATATCACCGTTGTTCATTTACCGCCCAGCTTGCGTATGCCAGTTGAGGGGCAAGGAAAACAACCAGAAAAGGTTGACAGCTCAGGAAGGCGACACAGTGACATCAATACGAACAGCAAGATAGCATATGAGGTTACCACAATCAAAGCTTCAGAGACTGTCAGTGCTAGTGAAGCTCAGCAAAATAGTTGTGAATCCAAGAAAAAGGATGCATCAGTGGTAGACATACTTCATGGGGATGTTGTGCAAATTGCTCATAGTATTCCCAGGCTTGGTGTATCACCTGGGAGTATCACTGTTTCAGGCATCAAGATGACTCCTGATT ATTTGCATGTATTAGTTGGAGGAAATCCAAATGTTGCCCTCCCTCGTCAGAAGTATTTAGACGCTCTTACAAAGTCAAGCCAACCCACCCATTTTGCTGTCCGCTTAGCCGAATTAGCTTTTGGAGATGATGTTTTGGTAGCATCCACAGTGACTGGTGGGAAACGTGGCACTATGCAACTTGATCCAAGTGTGATAAATGCAATACAAG TTGAGGTGACGGGAAGGTTTTTGAATGACCTTTCCCCAGAGCAGCAAAATGTGGTTTGGCGAAAATGTGTCACAAGCATTGCTACCCGATGTAAAACTCTGCGCTACAACAGAACCAAAAGTCCATGA
- the LOC137983533 gene encoding mucin-4-like isoform X2 has product MKMSRRKKSSSNGNKSNDDVAGEWSEEEKARLKDALKRDDGEDNWRWIARQVKTKTVTQVKEYASKLNTGKQSVHSRATASQQQSKSGKRPIAPKDDGPLEGWINATKRLRGENDLDGTCIPQKQNERSRSQELREPLDKNAKSANECDDDDIEENPEDEVLCNKDLNEQEGILSPERTSRNTDSKMDSVMKELLANQKQMMEKISLLQSRLDENLQSNEGFSQTLVMDMLNNINSKLTELHKSAPHGQCSGTVIIQTTPHAKVVHQPILDSSRSCSGAKKGESCSAVVSVDNSKSITNQERNDPVSSNLSGTESVASLSTGSGSSECRSTILHPDLQEPLPQSEAFALSTPSPCIYSHLSNVPSPVERSMVNTDAQPTQPEPSVPATSEIQTSSTPNRSFGLVFDQSPSITSTVNSASIPVEISAALRQQKQPVSEHGNTSSLPSQAKVTLPHRETAVSSVMVTATPLTTSLPSSYIDLHSTLTLNPPVMSTSVKSSTAAINCIPLANSTESSHLYQSTTPIMVNSTACTSAPLHKSPQDHSSRGLLHTSTTAISAQSSIPTGFITLQHPSLTLTPNKVPVPLPLHPHPQAARMTSQSPSEHGKRVSPGVGTVIMKSGNVASTKQTTALPKEILNAEHPNKEHEAQWKSCLSAIVTDCHKTQIPSRGDMQQLVSVGRNPCVTVTRFELEDLLEKSKGRAKFFALRMAERLFGMDVLIKSTPYGIGNKDALHPGILNAIKEEVVKRFGAGMSAEGQTLLWKGCVTSIAQRCKRARNPRKNRSLKGSLYGDDDLGPPSMAVEGGLLLEKQEDSQSDSEGEEEDYNMESMEQGTAKKKLPLVQIPSDDEKEESQNGSQDEVECSRSSKGPCPVLTQAKNTSGNLESSGKSSVQEGESEENKRGIPPGIDPDITVVHLPPSLRMPVEGQGKQPEKVDSSGRRHSDINTNSKIAYEVTTIKASETVSASEAQQNSCESKKKDASVVDILHGDVVQIAHSIPRLGVSPGSITVSGIKMTPDYLHVLVGGNPNVALPRQKYLDALTKSSQPTHFAVRLAELAFGDDVLVASTVTGGKRGTMQLDPSVINAIQVEVTGRFLNDLSPEQQNVVWRKCVTSIATRCKTLRYNRTKSP; this is encoded by the exons ATGAAAATGTCACGTCGAAAAAAG AGTTCATCAAATGGAAATAAATCAAATGACGATGTTGCTGGCGAATGGAGTGAAGAGGAAAAAGCAAGACTTAAAGATGCTTTAAAAAG AGATGATGGGGAAGATAACTGGCGTTGGATTGCTAGACAAGTTAAAACAAAGACAGTTACACAG GTGAAAGAGTATGCATCAAAATTGAATACAGGAAAGCAATCTGTTCATTCAAGAGCAACAGCCAGTCAACAACAATCCAAGTCAG GTAAAAGGCCAATTGCACCCAAAGATGATGGTCCACTTGAG GGTTGGATTAATGCCACAAAAAGACTGAGGGGTGAGAACGATTTAGATGGCACTTGCATACCACAG AAACAGAATGAAAGATCAAGATCACAAGAACTCAGGGAGCCTTTAGACAAGAATGCAAAATCGGCAAATGagtgtgatgatgatgatattgaaGAAAACCCAGAAGATGAAGTTTTGTGCAACAAGGATTTGAATGAGCAAGAAGGCATTTTGTCTCCAGAAAGGACCTCTCGCAATACAGACTCTAAAATGGATTCTGTTATG AAAGAacttttggccaatcaaaaacagaTGATGGAGAAAATCTCTCTTTTGCAGTCAAGACTTGATGAGAATCTGCAATCAAATGAAGGTTTCTCACAGACCTTAGTCATGGATATGCTAAACAATATAAACAGCAAGCTTACTGAGCTTCACAAAAGTGCACCACATGGCCAATGCAGTGGAACTGTAATAATTCAAACAACTCCTCATGCAAAAGTTGTACACCAGCCTATTCTGGATTCAAGCAGATCTTGTAGTGGTGCTAAAAAAGGTGAAAGTTGCAGTGCCGTAGTCTCTGTGGATAATAGCAAAAGCATCACAAATCAAGAAAGAAATGATCCAGTTTCTTCAAACTTATCTGGCACAGAATCTGTGGCATCTTTATCTACAGGAAGTGGTTCCAGTGAGTGTCGTTCGACTATTTTACATCCAGATTTGCAGGAGCCCCTTCCTCAATCAGAGGCATTTGCCCTTAGCACACCTTCACCTTGTATCTACTCTCATTTATCCAATGTGCCATCTCCGGTTGAGAGATCAATGGTTAATACAGATGCACAACCTACTCAACCTGAGCCTTCTGTTCCTGCCACTAGTGAAATTCAAACAAGTTCCACACCAAACAGATCTTTTGGTTTAGTTTTTGATCAGTCTCCTTCTATCACGTCAACTGTTAATTCCGCGTCCATTCCAGTGGAGATTTCAGCTGCCTTGAGACAGCAAAAGCAACCAGTGTCCGAACACGGTAACACTTCTTCTTTACCCTCACAGGCAAAAGTAACCCTACCCCACAGAGAAACTGCCGTAAGTTCAGTGATGGTTACAGCAACTCCTCTGACAACATCTCTGCCATCTTCTTACATTGATCTTCACAGCACATTAACATTGAATCCTCCAGTTATGAGTACTTCTGTCAAAAGTTCCACAGCAGCAATAAATTGTATTCCACTTGCTAATTCAACAGAGTCTAGCCATTTATATCAGAGCACTACTCCTATTATGGTTAACAGCACAGCATGCACCAGTGCTCCTTTGCACAAATCACCTCAAGATCACTCTTCAAGGGGTTTGCTCCACACTTCAACAACAGCAATATCAGCCCAATCAAGTATCCCAACTGGTTTTATTACTCTACAGCATCCAAGCTTAACTCTGACTCCCAACAAGGTCCCTGTCCCTTTGCCTCTGCATCCACATCCACAAGCAGCGAGGATGACTTCGCAAAGCCCCAGTGAGCATGGAAAAAGGGTATCTCCAGGGGTTGGCACTGTCATCATGAAATCTG GAAATGTTGCAAGTACTAAACAGACTACTGCCTTGCCAAAAGAAATACTGAATGCAG AACACCCAAACAAGGAGCATGAAGCTCAGTGGAAGTCATGTCTTTCTGCAATTGTTACAGATTGTCACAAAACTCAGATTCCATCCAGAGGCGACATGCAACAGCTTG TGTCAGTTGGTCGCAATCCATGTGTAACCGTAACACGGTTTGAGCTAGaagatttgttagaaaaatccAAGGGTCGGGCAAAGTTTTTTGCATTGCGGATGGCAGAGAGGCTCTTTGGCATGGATGTTTTGATCAAATCTACTCCTTATGGCATTGGGAACAAAGATGCCCTGCATCCAGGAATATTGAATGCCATCAAAG AGGAAGTCGTGAAGAGATTTGGAGCTGGCATGTCTGCTGAAGGACAAACACTTCTTTGGAAAGGTTGTGTGACCAGCATAGCCCAGCGGTGCAAGAGGGCACGCAATCCGCGCAAGAATAGATCATTAAAAGGTTCCTTGTACGGTGATGATGATTTAGGACCTCCCTCCATGGCCGTCGAAGGAGGATTGCTGCTGGAAAAACAGGAGGACTCGCAGTCAGATTCAGAAGGTGAGGAAGAAGATTACAACATGGAGAGTATGGAGCAGGGGACAGCAAAGAAGAAATTGCCTTTGGTTCAAATACCCTCTGATGATGAAAAAGAGGAATCACAGAATGGTAGTCAAGATGAAGTTGAGTGCTCCAGGAGCAGCAAAGGTCCGTGTCCAGTGCTGACACAGGCAAAGAATACAAGTGGAAATCTAGAGTCATCAGGCAAGTCCAGTGTTCAAGAAGGTGAATCGGAGGAAAATAAGCGAGGTATTCCACCTGGTATTGATCCAGATATCACCGTTGTTCATTTACCGCCCAGCTTGCGTATGCCAGTTGAGGGGCAAGGAAAACAACCAGAAAAGGTTGACAGCTCAGGAAGGCGACACAGTGACATCAATACGAACAGCAAGATAGCATATGAGGTTACCACAATCAAAGCTTCAGAGACTGTCAGTGCTAGTGAAGCTCAGCAAAATAGTTGTGAATCCAAGAAAAAGGATGCATCAGTGGTAGACATACTTCATGGGGATGTTGTGCAAATTGCTCATAGTATTCCCAGGCTTGGTGTATCACCTGGGAGTATCACTGTTTCAGGCATCAAGATGACTCCTGATT ATTTGCATGTATTAGTTGGAGGAAATCCAAATGTTGCCCTCCCTCGTCAGAAGTATTTAGACGCTCTTACAAAGTCAAGCCAACCCACCCATTTTGCTGTCCGCTTAGCCGAATTAGCTTTTGGAGATGATGTTTTGGTAGCATCCACAGTGACTGGTGGGAAACGTGGCACTATGCAACTTGATCCAAGTGTGATAAATGCAATACAAG TTGAGGTGACGGGAAGGTTTTTGAATGACCTTTCCCCAGAGCAGCAAAATGTGGTTTGGCGAAAATGTGTCACAAGCATTGCTACCCGATGTAAAACTCTGCGCTACAACAGAACCAAAAGTCCATGA
- the LOC137983533 gene encoding uncharacterized protein isoform X1, producing the protein MKMSRRKKSSSNGNKSNDDVAGEWSEEEKARLKDALKRDDGEDNWRWIARQVKTKTVTQVKEYASKLNTGKQSVHSRATASQQQSKSGKRPIAPKDDGPLEGWINATKRLRGENDLDGTCIPQKQNERSRSQELREPLDKNAKSANECDDDDIEENPEDEVLCNKDLNEQEGILSPERTSRNTDSKMDSVMKELLANQKQMMEKISLLQSRLDENLQSNEGFSQTLVMDMLNNINSKLTELHKSAPHGQCSGTVIIQTTPHAKVVHQPILDSSRSCSGAKKGESCSAVVSVDNSKSITNQERNDPVSSNLSGTESVASLSTGSGSSECRSTILHPDLQEPLPQSEAFALSTPSPCIYSHLSNVPSPVERSMVNTDAQPTQPEPSVPATSEIQTSSTPNRSFGLVFDQSPSITSTVNSASIPVEISAALRQQKQPVSEHGNTSSLPSQAKVTLPHRETAVSSVMVTATPLTTSLPSSYIDLHSTLTLNPPVMSTSVKSSTAAINCIPLANSTESSHLYQSTTPIMVNSTACTSAPLHKSPQDHSSRGLLHTSTTAISAQSSIPTGFITLQHPSLTLTPNKVPVPLPLHPHPQAARMTSQSPSEHGKRVSPGVGTVIMKSGNVASTKQTTALPKEILNAAMLISNYVTEHPNKEHEAQWKSCLSAIVTDCHKTQIPSRGDMQQLVSVGRNPCVTVTRFELEDLLEKSKGRAKFFALRMAERLFGMDVLIKSTPYGIGNKDALHPGILNAIKEEVVKRFGAGMSAEGQTLLWKGCVTSIAQRCKRARNPRKNRSLKGSLYGDDDLGPPSMAVEGGLLLEKQEDSQSDSEGEEEDYNMESMEQGTAKKKLPLVQIPSDDEKEESQNGSQDEVECSRSSKGPCPVLTQAKNTSGNLESSGKSSVQEGESEENKRGIPPGIDPDITVVHLPPSLRMPVEGQGKQPEKVDSSGRRHSDINTNSKIAYEVTTIKASETVSASEAQQNSCESKKKDASVVDILHGDVVQIAHSIPRLGVSPGSITVSGIKMTPDYLHVLVGGNPNVALPRQKYLDALTKSSQPTHFAVRLAELAFGDDVLVASTVTGGKRGTMQLDPSVINAIQVEVTGRFLNDLSPEQQNVVWRKCVTSIATRCKTLRYNRTKSP; encoded by the exons ATGAAAATGTCACGTCGAAAAAAG AGTTCATCAAATGGAAATAAATCAAATGACGATGTTGCTGGCGAATGGAGTGAAGAGGAAAAAGCAAGACTTAAAGATGCTTTAAAAAG AGATGATGGGGAAGATAACTGGCGTTGGATTGCTAGACAAGTTAAAACAAAGACAGTTACACAG GTGAAAGAGTATGCATCAAAATTGAATACAGGAAAGCAATCTGTTCATTCAAGAGCAACAGCCAGTCAACAACAATCCAAGTCAG GTAAAAGGCCAATTGCACCCAAAGATGATGGTCCACTTGAG GGTTGGATTAATGCCACAAAAAGACTGAGGGGTGAGAACGATTTAGATGGCACTTGCATACCACAG AAACAGAATGAAAGATCAAGATCACAAGAACTCAGGGAGCCTTTAGACAAGAATGCAAAATCGGCAAATGagtgtgatgatgatgatattgaaGAAAACCCAGAAGATGAAGTTTTGTGCAACAAGGATTTGAATGAGCAAGAAGGCATTTTGTCTCCAGAAAGGACCTCTCGCAATACAGACTCTAAAATGGATTCTGTTATG AAAGAacttttggccaatcaaaaacagaTGATGGAGAAAATCTCTCTTTTGCAGTCAAGACTTGATGAGAATCTGCAATCAAATGAAGGTTTCTCACAGACCTTAGTCATGGATATGCTAAACAATATAAACAGCAAGCTTACTGAGCTTCACAAAAGTGCACCACATGGCCAATGCAGTGGAACTGTAATAATTCAAACAACTCCTCATGCAAAAGTTGTACACCAGCCTATTCTGGATTCAAGCAGATCTTGTAGTGGTGCTAAAAAAGGTGAAAGTTGCAGTGCCGTAGTCTCTGTGGATAATAGCAAAAGCATCACAAATCAAGAAAGAAATGATCCAGTTTCTTCAAACTTATCTGGCACAGAATCTGTGGCATCTTTATCTACAGGAAGTGGTTCCAGTGAGTGTCGTTCGACTATTTTACATCCAGATTTGCAGGAGCCCCTTCCTCAATCAGAGGCATTTGCCCTTAGCACACCTTCACCTTGTATCTACTCTCATTTATCCAATGTGCCATCTCCGGTTGAGAGATCAATGGTTAATACAGATGCACAACCTACTCAACCTGAGCCTTCTGTTCCTGCCACTAGTGAAATTCAAACAAGTTCCACACCAAACAGATCTTTTGGTTTAGTTTTTGATCAGTCTCCTTCTATCACGTCAACTGTTAATTCCGCGTCCATTCCAGTGGAGATTTCAGCTGCCTTGAGACAGCAAAAGCAACCAGTGTCCGAACACGGTAACACTTCTTCTTTACCCTCACAGGCAAAAGTAACCCTACCCCACAGAGAAACTGCCGTAAGTTCAGTGATGGTTACAGCAACTCCTCTGACAACATCTCTGCCATCTTCTTACATTGATCTTCACAGCACATTAACATTGAATCCTCCAGTTATGAGTACTTCTGTCAAAAGTTCCACAGCAGCAATAAATTGTATTCCACTTGCTAATTCAACAGAGTCTAGCCATTTATATCAGAGCACTACTCCTATTATGGTTAACAGCACAGCATGCACCAGTGCTCCTTTGCACAAATCACCTCAAGATCACTCTTCAAGGGGTTTGCTCCACACTTCAACAACAGCAATATCAGCCCAATCAAGTATCCCAACTGGTTTTATTACTCTACAGCATCCAAGCTTAACTCTGACTCCCAACAAGGTCCCTGTCCCTTTGCCTCTGCATCCACATCCACAAGCAGCGAGGATGACTTCGCAAAGCCCCAGTGAGCATGGAAAAAGGGTATCTCCAGGGGTTGGCACTGTCATCATGAAATCTG GAAATGTTGCAAGTACTAAACAGACTACTGCCTTGCCAAAAGAAATACTGAATGCAG CCATGCTTATCAGCAACTATGTCACAGAACACCCAAACAAGGAGCATGAAGCTCAGTGGAAGTCATGTCTTTCTGCAATTGTTACAGATTGTCACAAAACTCAGATTCCATCCAGAGGCGACATGCAACAGCTTG TGTCAGTTGGTCGCAATCCATGTGTAACCGTAACACGGTTTGAGCTAGaagatttgttagaaaaatccAAGGGTCGGGCAAAGTTTTTTGCATTGCGGATGGCAGAGAGGCTCTTTGGCATGGATGTTTTGATCAAATCTACTCCTTATGGCATTGGGAACAAAGATGCCCTGCATCCAGGAATATTGAATGCCATCAAAG AGGAAGTCGTGAAGAGATTTGGAGCTGGCATGTCTGCTGAAGGACAAACACTTCTTTGGAAAGGTTGTGTGACCAGCATAGCCCAGCGGTGCAAGAGGGCACGCAATCCGCGCAAGAATAGATCATTAAAAGGTTCCTTGTACGGTGATGATGATTTAGGACCTCCCTCCATGGCCGTCGAAGGAGGATTGCTGCTGGAAAAACAGGAGGACTCGCAGTCAGATTCAGAAGGTGAGGAAGAAGATTACAACATGGAGAGTATGGAGCAGGGGACAGCAAAGAAGAAATTGCCTTTGGTTCAAATACCCTCTGATGATGAAAAAGAGGAATCACAGAATGGTAGTCAAGATGAAGTTGAGTGCTCCAGGAGCAGCAAAGGTCCGTGTCCAGTGCTGACACAGGCAAAGAATACAAGTGGAAATCTAGAGTCATCAGGCAAGTCCAGTGTTCAAGAAGGTGAATCGGAGGAAAATAAGCGAGGTATTCCACCTGGTATTGATCCAGATATCACCGTTGTTCATTTACCGCCCAGCTTGCGTATGCCAGTTGAGGGGCAAGGAAAACAACCAGAAAAGGTTGACAGCTCAGGAAGGCGACACAGTGACATCAATACGAACAGCAAGATAGCATATGAGGTTACCACAATCAAAGCTTCAGAGACTGTCAGTGCTAGTGAAGCTCAGCAAAATAGTTGTGAATCCAAGAAAAAGGATGCATCAGTGGTAGACATACTTCATGGGGATGTTGTGCAAATTGCTCATAGTATTCCCAGGCTTGGTGTATCACCTGGGAGTATCACTGTTTCAGGCATCAAGATGACTCCTGATT ATTTGCATGTATTAGTTGGAGGAAATCCAAATGTTGCCCTCCCTCGTCAGAAGTATTTAGACGCTCTTACAAAGTCAAGCCAACCCACCCATTTTGCTGTCCGCTTAGCCGAATTAGCTTTTGGAGATGATGTTTTGGTAGCATCCACAGTGACTGGTGGGAAACGTGGCACTATGCAACTTGATCCAAGTGTGATAAATGCAATACAAG TTGAGGTGACGGGAAGGTTTTTGAATGACCTTTCCCCAGAGCAGCAAAATGTGGTTTGGCGAAAATGTGTCACAAGCATTGCTACCCGATGTAAAACTCTGCGCTACAACAGAACCAAAAGTCCATGA